A genomic segment from Daphnia carinata strain CSIRO-1 chromosome 1, CSIRO_AGI_Dcar_HiC_V3, whole genome shotgun sequence encodes:
- the LOC130691128 gene encoding serine proteinase stubble-like isoform X2, whose product MDYIVRNLYRPTGILISLVLVSIRQPVVIARSQVNVAPYASGRAGPFEACLNVTSGEEGRCMFAMDCFRARGRHVGICTKGFYFGSCCSLPTYSSSTADPPRPERPTPTPPRPERPTPTPPPLSAVQSPAMPRPPPPLPLTSSDTLPRVPIVFESNDIDGPAASPFDPLDLSFWPDLLADIYGLKPQPIATHKFPYSTFHAPAINANATESSSSNGTTMAMGLMKPNVTVIYANATVPVESEAPWVVPVESWLEEAVEEPTTSIPTTSSTTGRPTSTPLPNVTSSTTTSTPTTSQTVAIADERNTTFAFIPPSVPASSSGMQRHGSVEAVCGKPVYRWPKIVSGENARLGQWPWQVTLQEKTRRGYYHKCGASLLSKDWVLTAAHCLSNVQPESLLVRMGGIDFASVEDKWIESRVQLFPHPQFNIQTQQNDIALLKLLTPLVAYQSSTLPICLPDKDMEFDGAQSFVSGWGKLGEKSPISTRLQYVGVPIINNTECQKIYQPIHKQIDRQSICAGYAEGLKDSCEGDSGGPMMVFKRGRWVLAGVISWGVGCARPNQPGVSTRVTEYLDWIQTTLNGNSLPVT is encoded by the exons atggATTACATCGTGCGGAATCTGTACAGGCCTACCGGCATCCTCATCAGCCTAGTTTTAGTTTCGATCCGGCAGCCCGTAGTCATAGCTCGTTCTCAAGTGAATGTTGCTCCCTACGCCTCCG GACGGGCGGGCCCGTTCGAGGCTTGTTTGAATGTCACCAGCGGAGAAGAGGGCCGGTGCATGTTTGCTATg GATTGTTTCCGCGCCAGAGGACGACACGTTGGCATCTGCACGAAAGGTTTTTACTTTGGCTCGTGTTGCTCGTTGCCGACCTATTCATCATCGACTGCCGATCCACCACGTCCTGAGCGGCCAACGCCAACGCCACCGCGTCCTGAGCGGCCAACGCCAACGCCACCGCCGCTGTCAGCCGTCCAATCGCCGGCGATGCCGCGTCCGCCGCCTCCGCTGCCGTTGACATCATCCGACACGCTGCCTCGGGTGCCAATCGTTTTCGAGAGCAACGATATTGACGGCCCCGCGGCATCACCTTTCGATCCGCTTGACTTGAGCTTTTGGCCCGACCTGCTGGCCGACATCTACGGCCTCAAGCCACAGCCGATTGCAACGCACAAATTCCCCTATTCGACCTTTCACGCGCCGGCCATCAACGCCAATG CAACAGAGAGCTCGTCTTCCAATGGGACGACGATGGCGATGGGATTGATGAAACCCAATGTCACCGTCATCTACGCCAACGCCACAGTTCCAGTCGAAAGCGAAGCTCCCTGGGTAGTTCCTGTCGAGAGCTGGCTCGAGGAGGCGGTTGAAGAACCCACGACATCGATCCCGACAACATCATCGACCACTGGGAGACCCACGTCAACGCCACTACCCAATGTTACATCATCGACAACGACGTCGACACCGACGACTTCGCAAACTGTGGCGATCGCCGACGAACGTAACACGACTTTTGCTTTTATTCCGCCGTCCGTCCCGGCCTCCTCATCGGGAATGCAACGCCATGGAAGCGTTGAAGCAG TTTGTGGCAAGCCCGTCTACAGATGGCCTAAAATCGTTTCGGGAGAGAATGCTCGGCTTGGCCAATGGCCGtggcag GTGACGCTACAAGAAAAGACGAGACGTGGATATTACCATAAGTGTGGCGCTTCTCTTTTATCCAAAGACTGGGTCCTCACCGCAGCGCATTGCCTTAGCAA CGTCCAGCCAGAAAGCCTCTTGGTTCGAATGGGCGGCATCGATTTCGCCAGCGTCGAAGACAAATGGATAGAGAGCCGGGTGCAGCTCTTTCCTCACCCGCAATTCAATATTCAAACGCAACAGAACGATATTGCCCTACTGAAGCTTCTCACGCCGCTCGTTGCATACCAATCGAGTACGTTGCCCATCTGCTTGCCGGACAAGGATATGGAATTCGATGGTGCCCAGTCGTTCGTCTCCGGTTGGGGCAAACTTGGCGAAA AGAGCCCGATTTCGACGCGGCTGCAGTACGTCGGCGTGCCCATCATTAACAATACGGAATGCCAGAAGATCTACCAACCGATTCATAAACAAATTGACCGGCAATCGATTTGCGCCGGTTATGCGGAAGGCCTGAAAGATTCGTGCGAA GGTGACAGTGGCGGACCGATGATGGTCTTCAAACGCGGACGTTGGGTGCTGGCCGGCGTCATTAGTTGGGGCGTCGGCTGCGCCCGTCCCAACCAGCCGGGAGTTTCGACCCGCGTCACCGAATATCTCGACTGGATCCAAACAACGTTGAACGGCAATTCGTTGCCTGTCACGTGA
- the LOC130691128 gene encoding serine proteinase stubble-like isoform X1 produces the protein MDYIVRNLYRPTGILISLVLVSIRQPVVIARSQVNVAPYASGRAGPFEACLNVTSGEEGRCMFAMDCFRARGRHVGICTKGFYFGSCCSLPTYSSSTADPPRPERPTPTPPRPERPTPTPPPLSAVQSPAMPRPPPPLPLTSSDTLPRVPIVFESNDIDGPAASPFDPLDLSFWPDLLADIYGLKPQPIATHKFPYSTFHAPAINANGNNDSASSSVKADVNVTTSTTPSTVKTTLKTTVTTTMTSTATTATTFSSTESSSSNGTTMAMGLMKPNVTVIYANATVPVESEAPWVVPVESWLEEAVEEPTTSIPTTSSTTGRPTSTPLPNVTSSTTTSTPTTSQTVAIADERNTTFAFIPPSVPASSSGMQRHGSVEAVCGKPVYRWPKIVSGENARLGQWPWQVTLQEKTRRGYYHKCGASLLSKDWVLTAAHCLSNVQPESLLVRMGGIDFASVEDKWIESRVQLFPHPQFNIQTQQNDIALLKLLTPLVAYQSSTLPICLPDKDMEFDGAQSFVSGWGKLGEKSPISTRLQYVGVPIINNTECQKIYQPIHKQIDRQSICAGYAEGLKDSCEGDSGGPMMVFKRGRWVLAGVISWGVGCARPNQPGVSTRVTEYLDWIQTTLNGNSLPVT, from the exons atggATTACATCGTGCGGAATCTGTACAGGCCTACCGGCATCCTCATCAGCCTAGTTTTAGTTTCGATCCGGCAGCCCGTAGTCATAGCTCGTTCTCAAGTGAATGTTGCTCCCTACGCCTCCG GACGGGCGGGCCCGTTCGAGGCTTGTTTGAATGTCACCAGCGGAGAAGAGGGCCGGTGCATGTTTGCTATg GATTGTTTCCGCGCCAGAGGACGACACGTTGGCATCTGCACGAAAGGTTTTTACTTTGGCTCGTGTTGCTCGTTGCCGACCTATTCATCATCGACTGCCGATCCACCACGTCCTGAGCGGCCAACGCCAACGCCACCGCGTCCTGAGCGGCCAACGCCAACGCCACCGCCGCTGTCAGCCGTCCAATCGCCGGCGATGCCGCGTCCGCCGCCTCCGCTGCCGTTGACATCATCCGACACGCTGCCTCGGGTGCCAATCGTTTTCGAGAGCAACGATATTGACGGCCCCGCGGCATCACCTTTCGATCCGCTTGACTTGAGCTTTTGGCCCGACCTGCTGGCCGACATCTACGGCCTCAAGCCACAGCCGATTGCAACGCACAAATTCCCCTATTCGACCTTTCACGCGCCGGCCATCAACGCCAATGGTAATAACGATAGCGCAAGTAGTTCGGTGAAAGCGGACGTGAACGTAACGACATCCACGACTCCGTCTACTGTAAAGACGACTTTAAAGACGACTGTAACGACGACCATGACTTCTACCGCTACTACTGCCACCACTTTCAGCT CAACAGAGAGCTCGTCTTCCAATGGGACGACGATGGCGATGGGATTGATGAAACCCAATGTCACCGTCATCTACGCCAACGCCACAGTTCCAGTCGAAAGCGAAGCTCCCTGGGTAGTTCCTGTCGAGAGCTGGCTCGAGGAGGCGGTTGAAGAACCCACGACATCGATCCCGACAACATCATCGACCACTGGGAGACCCACGTCAACGCCACTACCCAATGTTACATCATCGACAACGACGTCGACACCGACGACTTCGCAAACTGTGGCGATCGCCGACGAACGTAACACGACTTTTGCTTTTATTCCGCCGTCCGTCCCGGCCTCCTCATCGGGAATGCAACGCCATGGAAGCGTTGAAGCAG TTTGTGGCAAGCCCGTCTACAGATGGCCTAAAATCGTTTCGGGAGAGAATGCTCGGCTTGGCCAATGGCCGtggcag GTGACGCTACAAGAAAAGACGAGACGTGGATATTACCATAAGTGTGGCGCTTCTCTTTTATCCAAAGACTGGGTCCTCACCGCAGCGCATTGCCTTAGCAA CGTCCAGCCAGAAAGCCTCTTGGTTCGAATGGGCGGCATCGATTTCGCCAGCGTCGAAGACAAATGGATAGAGAGCCGGGTGCAGCTCTTTCCTCACCCGCAATTCAATATTCAAACGCAACAGAACGATATTGCCCTACTGAAGCTTCTCACGCCGCTCGTTGCATACCAATCGAGTACGTTGCCCATCTGCTTGCCGGACAAGGATATGGAATTCGATGGTGCCCAGTCGTTCGTCTCCGGTTGGGGCAAACTTGGCGAAA AGAGCCCGATTTCGACGCGGCTGCAGTACGTCGGCGTGCCCATCATTAACAATACGGAATGCCAGAAGATCTACCAACCGATTCATAAACAAATTGACCGGCAATCGATTTGCGCCGGTTATGCGGAAGGCCTGAAAGATTCGTGCGAA GGTGACAGTGGCGGACCGATGATGGTCTTCAAACGCGGACGTTGGGTGCTGGCCGGCGTCATTAGTTGGGGCGTCGGCTGCGCCCGTCCCAACCAGCCGGGAGTTTCGACCCGCGTCACCGAATATCTCGACTGGATCCAAACAACGTTGAACGGCAATTCGTTGCCTGTCACGTGA
- the LOC130691149 gene encoding zwei Ig domain protein zig-8-like — MAAEIWPSRIVYGRLLVLCYLAVHHVGVAYETDVKDVWRDSDQAFAQSKCWQKDILDLDAGWTSIRSSGQHHHHHHHHRHQYLPELEPMRMEMRPPYGIQSPNHHVTVKMAIAYGGVARLPCPVRQLGNKTVSWMKHSEDSVQLLTVGNGTYSNDNRLAIAWRYPGNWTLQISSLELQDTGCYQCQVNTHPPIGLFVYLHIRGPAVAIVDEGNISISEAVFKNGALIRLVCQVRQADRDNFSLHWKFGSTILNHDTQRGGVSVKTERKGRDAVSWLLMARANSRDSGIYSCSVDNRSEAIVSVHVIQGEQQAAVQELTGVAVRHFSVWILLFVIGHSVLY, encoded by the exons ATGGCGGCCGAAATATGGCCATCCAGGATCGTCTATGGCCGACTGTTGGTCTTGTGTTACCTTGCCGTGCATCACGTCGGTGTCGCTTACGAGACCGACGTTAAAGACG TGTGGAGAGACAGCGATCAGGCATTCGCGCAGAGTAAATGCTGGCAGAAAGACATCCTGGATTTGGATGCTGGTTGGACGAGCATTCGGTCTAGTGGGCAgcatcatcaccaccatcatcatcaccgtCACCAGTATCTGCCCGAGTTGGAACCGATGCGCATGGAGATGAGGCCGCCGTACGGAATCCAATCGCCTAATCATCACGTCACCGTCAAAATGGCCATCGCTTACGGAGGCGTAGCTCGTCTGCCCTGTCCAGTCAGGCAACTGGGCAACAAGACA gttTCTTGGATGAAACATTCTGAGGACAGCGTCCAACTACTGACTGTGGGCAACGGAACGTATTCCAATGACAATCGGTTAGCCATCGCGTGGCGTTACCCCGGCAACTGGACGCTGCAGATATCTTCGCTCGAACTGCAGGACACCGGCTGCTACCAGTGTCAA GTCAATACACATCCGCCTATCGGCCTCTTCGTCTATCTGCACATTCGAG GTCCAGCTGTGGCCATTGTGGACGAAGGAAACATTTCTATTAGCGAAgctgttttcaaaaatggcgCTTTAATCCGGTTGGTGTGCCAAGTGCGACAGGCCGACAGGGACAATTTCTCACTGCACTGGAAATTCGGATCGACCATTCTCAATCACGACACACAGCGAGGTGGTGTCAG TGTCAAGACGGAGCGGAAAGGTCGGGACGCTGTCAGCTGGCTTCTGATGGCTAGGGCGAATTCACGCGATTCGGGAATCTACAGCTGTTCAGTGGACAACCGGTCAGAGGCCATCGTGTCTGTTCACGTCATCCAAG GTGAACAGCAGGCGGCCGTTCAAGAATTGACGGGCGTGGCCGTACGGCACTTTAGCGTTTGGATTCTTCTCTTCGTGATTGGTCATTCGGTACTTTACTGA